Proteins encoded together in one Flavobacteriales bacterium window:
- a CDS encoding glycosyltransferase family 39 protein, with amino-acid sequence MPSHGRLQLLIIAIAALLFIPGLGSVHLFDWDEVNFAEIAREMVVSGDWLRPQMHFEAFHEKPPLFIWMQALGMKAFGVGEFAARFPNAICGIVTLWMLYRIGEQLRGRIFGMWWALAYIGSILPHLYFRSGIIDPWFNLFIFLGLHAIITLVALDPKRDPRAINARSDRYAWIAGLFLGLAVLTKGPVGVLVPALVMLLYWAGKRFRFVLSLRRTGLIALATLLTVSAWALIDLARNGPVFMIAFFWRQVAMLTTEDAGHGGFFGYHFVVLLIGCFPASVFALQELLKPTRTTDAHESDHRRWMVILFWVVLILFSIVKTKIVHYSSLCYFPLTYLAALQLERIWKKDEGFGWSRFALGALGALIALVVIAVPFAGMSIDAIKPLFAQDPFALANLEADVNWTGIESLAGLMLLGALIAGHLLHSRHQYRASMLVVFGGGALFVASALFFFIKNIEGYSQRAAVEFFESKADERCWLLTKGYKSYVPEFYGRVMEAQPDEATLWRGPIDRPVYLACKLTHAEEVEQLGTFSEVLRRNGFVFFERRP; translated from the coding sequence ATGCCTTCACATGGCCGCTTGCAGCTGCTGATCATCGCGATCGCAGCGCTGCTGTTCATCCCCGGCCTGGGCTCCGTCCATCTCTTCGATTGGGACGAGGTCAACTTCGCGGAGATCGCGCGCGAAATGGTGGTGAGCGGCGATTGGCTGCGCCCTCAGATGCATTTCGAGGCCTTCCACGAGAAGCCGCCACTCTTCATCTGGATGCAGGCGCTCGGGATGAAGGCCTTCGGCGTGGGCGAATTCGCGGCGCGCTTCCCCAACGCCATCTGCGGCATCGTCACGCTATGGATGCTCTACCGAATCGGCGAGCAACTGCGCGGCCGGATCTTCGGCATGTGGTGGGCGCTCGCGTACATCGGCTCCATCCTTCCGCACCTCTACTTCCGCAGCGGCATCATCGACCCTTGGTTCAACCTCTTCATCTTCCTCGGGCTGCACGCCATCATCACGTTGGTGGCCCTGGACCCCAAACGCGACCCGCGCGCCATCAATGCTCGCAGCGACCGTTACGCCTGGATCGCGGGCCTCTTCCTCGGCCTTGCGGTGCTCACCAAAGGCCCTGTGGGCGTGCTGGTACCCGCGCTCGTGATGCTCTTGTATTGGGCCGGGAAGCGCTTCCGCTTCGTGCTGAGCCTCCGCAGGACCGGCCTCATCGCACTCGCCACCTTGCTGACGGTATCCGCTTGGGCACTGATCGACCTCGCGCGCAACGGACCGGTTTTCATGATCGCCTTCTTCTGGCGGCAGGTGGCCATGCTCACCACCGAAGATGCCGGCCACGGCGGCTTCTTCGGCTATCACTTCGTTGTGCTGCTCATCGGCTGCTTCCCGGCATCGGTGTTCGCGCTCCAGGAGCTGCTGAAGCCCACGCGCACCACCGATGCGCATGAGAGCGACCACCGCCGATGGATGGTGATCCTATTCTGGGTAGTGCTCATCCTCTTCAGCATCGTGAAGACCAAGATCGTGCACTACAGCAGCCTGTGCTACTTCCCGCTCACCTACCTCGCTGCATTGCAACTCGAGCGCATCTGGAAGAAGGATGAAGGCTTCGGATGGAGCCGATTCGCCCTGGGCGCTTTGGGTGCGCTCATCGCGCTGGTGGTGATCGCGGTGCCCTTCGCGGGAATGAGCATCGATGCGATCAAGCCGCTCTTCGCGCAGGATCCTTTCGCGCTGGCGAACCTCGAAGCCGATGTGAACTGGACGGGCATCGAATCATTGGCAGGGCTCATGCTGCTCGGCGCGCTCATCGCCGGTCATCTATTGCATAGCAGGCACCAGTACCGCGCGAGCATGCTCGTGGTCTTCGGCGGTGGCGCGCTGTTCGTTGCCTCTGCCTTGTTCTTCTTCATCAAGAACATCGAAGGTTATTCGCAGCGGGCGGCAGTGGAGTTCTTCGAGAGCAAGGCCGATGAGCGCTGCTGGCTGCTCACCAAGGGCTACAAGAGCTACGTGCCCGAGTTCTATGGAAGGGTGATGGAGGCGCAGCCCGATGAAGCCACGCTCTGGCGCGGACCGATAGACAGGCCTGTCTACCTGGCGTGCAAACTGACGCATGCCGAGGAGGTTGAACAGTTGGGGACCTTCAGCGAGGTTCTCCGCAGGAACGGGTTCGTCTTCTTCGAGCGAAGGCCGTAG